One segment of Pricia mediterranea DNA contains the following:
- a CDS encoding LacI family DNA-binding transcriptional regulator, giving the protein MKKTTIHEIAKALNINASTVSRALNDSERVKAKTKDMVLTKARELGYTRNMLASNLRRNKSNTIGVVVPRISRYFFSSTIAGIEEMAYQAGYNVIICQSLEEIDRERKIIRNLMANRVDGILISVSMETQDPTHLTECFENGTPLVFFDRHVAGTRQTGKVLIDDVQGGFEATEHLIGQGCRKIAHLTAPLDVEIYKNRHKGYQSALKKHKISYDKNLVLVSQLSKDDGYRQAAKIVEELEGVDGIFSANDFAAIGAMNYLKERDIKIPDDIAITGFSNEPTSAVIEPALTTVDQSGAEIGRLACNLLLDYFENGTALVNDKTIMLPPKLIVRDSTQRKNYAFEL; this is encoded by the coding sequence ATGAAGAAAACGACCATCCATGAAATCGCCAAGGCCCTGAACATCAATGCTTCCACGGTATCCCGCGCTTTGAACGACAGTGAACGGGTCAAAGCAAAGACCAAGGACATGGTGCTGACCAAAGCCCGGGAGTTGGGCTATACGCGAAACATGCTGGCCTCTAACCTGCGTCGAAACAAGAGCAATACCATCGGGGTCGTCGTACCGCGAATTTCCAGATATTTCTTCTCCTCGACCATTGCGGGTATAGAGGAAATGGCCTATCAGGCCGGTTATAACGTAATCATCTGTCAATCTTTGGAGGAAATCGATAGGGAACGGAAAATCATACGTAATCTAATGGCAAACCGGGTAGACGGTATTCTGATTTCGGTCAGTATGGAGACTCAAGACCCCACCCATCTGACCGAGTGTTTCGAAAACGGAACGCCCCTCGTATTTTTTGATCGGCATGTCGCCGGAACAAGGCAGACCGGGAAGGTGTTGATCGATGATGTGCAGGGCGGCTTTGAGGCGACGGAACATCTAATCGGACAGGGGTGCCGGAAAATTGCCCATCTTACCGCCCCGCTGGACGTAGAGATATATAAAAACCGACATAAGGGGTATCAGTCGGCTTTGAAAAAACACAAAATTTCCTATGATAAAAATTTGGTGCTCGTCTCCCAACTTTCCAAGGATGACGGGTACCGACAGGCCGCGAAGATTGTCGAAGAGCTCGAGGGTGTCGACGGCATTTTTTCGGCCAATGATTTTGCCGCTATCGGAGCCATGAACTATTTGAAGGAAAGGGATATCAAAATACCGGATGACATCGCCATCACGGGCTTCAGCAACGAACCGACCTCGGCCGTCATCGAACCCGCTTTGACCACGGTGGACCAGTCCGGCGCCGAAATCGGACGGCTGGCCTGCAACCTGCTACTCGATTATTTTGAAAATGGCACGGCCTTGGTGAACGACAAGACGATCATGTTGCCTCCGAAGTTGATCGTCCGGGATTCGACCCAACGTAAAAATTATGCTTTTGAACTTTAA
- the rpiA gene encoding ribose-5-phosphate isomerase RpiA yields MDADIEKKAAAAKSLDWIRDGMLVGLGSGSTAAHMIRELGKKVADGGLTIKAVPSSDETAELAQNAGIQLLTLEEAGTLDVNIDGADEFDAKLQLIKGGGGAHLREKIVAHNSKFNIVIADSGKQVERLGKFKLPLETIPFATKNIMTELDGMGLSPVLRKKGDDVYRTDEQNYIVDIDVFEQNDLVALNHRLIQIPGVVETGLFLDTTDVIIMGKGEDTVIFEK; encoded by the coding sequence ATGGATGCGGATATCGAGAAGAAAGCGGCGGCCGCCAAATCGCTAGATTGGATAAGGGATGGTATGCTGGTCGGACTGGGTTCGGGTTCTACAGCCGCGCATATGATCAGGGAATTGGGGAAAAAAGTTGCGGACGGAGGACTTACCATCAAAGCAGTACCTTCCTCGGATGAGACGGCTGAGCTTGCCCAAAATGCCGGTATTCAGCTTTTGACCTTGGAGGAAGCGGGAACGCTGGACGTAAATATCGATGGCGCCGATGAATTCGATGCCAAATTACAGTTGATCAAAGGCGGCGGCGGCGCGCATTTACGGGAAAAGATAGTGGCCCACAATTCCAAATTCAACATTGTAATCGCCGACTCAGGAAAACAAGTGGAACGCTTGGGAAAATTCAAGCTTCCATTAGAAACCATTCCTTTCGCCACCAAGAACATCATGACGGAACTCGACGGCATGGGATTAAGCCCCGTACTTCGAAAAAAAGGGGATGATGTTTACAGGACCGATGAACAGAACTACATTGTGGACATCGATGTTTTTGAGCAAAACGATTTAGTAGCCTTGAATCATAGACTCATACAAATTCCCGGGGTGGTCGAAACGGGACTCTTTTTAGACACCACTGATGTTATTATTATGGGAAAGGGTGAGGATACCGTTATTTTTGAGAAGTGA
- the pgi gene encoding glucose-6-phosphate isomerase — translation MLPKINPTETSAWKALTEHYHEMKEVQMKDLFSQNPDRFDQMSLILNDILFDYSKNRVTEKTMDLLFELAGECHLKSAIEAMFDGEKINGTEDRAVLHTALRNFSGDPVLTDGEDVMPEVEEKRLRMKTFCNRIHSGERKGYTGKPIKHIVNIGIGGSDLGPVMVTEALRPYWKEGIEAHFVSNVDGTQIVETLDGLDPEETLFLIASKSFTTQETMINAHTAREWFLKSAENEKYVAKHFVAISTNEKEVQAFGIDQENMFGFWDWVGGRYSLWSSIGLSIVLTIGYDNFEQLLKGAEASDIHFRNTPFEKNIPVIMGLIGLWYTDFFGAQTEAILPYDQYMHRFPAYFQQGNMESNGKQVDRNGHPVSYPTGPIVWGEPGTNGQHAFYQLIHQGTPLVPCDFIAPAISHNPIGKHHPILVSNFFAQTKALMKGKTKEEVAGELQDMDERKRKELVPFKEFRGNRPTNSFLLKKVTPYTLGSLIALYEHKIFTQGIIWNIYSFDQWGVELGKQLAKKVLPQLEGDQKVESHDASTNGLINRYKEWRR, via the coding sequence ATGCTGCCTAAAATAAATCCTACCGAGACCTCGGCATGGAAAGCTTTGACCGAACATTATCACGAGATGAAAGAAGTACAGATGAAAGATCTTTTTTCCCAAAATCCCGATCGTTTTGACCAGATGTCCCTTATTCTGAACGACATTTTATTCGATTATTCCAAAAATCGGGTTACGGAGAAGACGATGGACCTTTTGTTCGAGCTGGCGGGGGAATGCCATCTGAAATCCGCTATAGAGGCTATGTTCGATGGGGAGAAAATAAACGGGACCGAAGACCGGGCCGTACTGCATACCGCCCTTCGGAACTTTTCGGGAGATCCAGTGCTTACAGATGGGGAAGATGTGATGCCAGAGGTGGAGGAAAAGCGTCTTCGAATGAAAACTTTCTGCAACAGGATTCACAGCGGCGAAAGAAAGGGGTATACCGGAAAACCTATTAAGCATATTGTCAACATCGGAATCGGCGGCAGTGACTTAGGTCCCGTTATGGTGACCGAGGCCTTACGCCCGTACTGGAAGGAAGGTATAGAGGCGCACTTCGTATCTAATGTCGACGGAACCCAGATCGTGGAGACTTTAGACGGATTAGATCCTGAAGAGACCTTGTTTTTGATCGCCTCCAAATCTTTTACCACCCAAGAGACAATGATCAATGCGCATACGGCCAGGGAATGGTTCTTAAAATCGGCCGAGAACGAAAAATATGTCGCAAAGCACTTTGTGGCCATTTCCACCAATGAGAAGGAAGTACAGGCCTTTGGCATCGATCAGGAAAACATGTTCGGTTTTTGGGATTGGGTAGGCGGTCGCTACAGTCTGTGGAGCAGTATCGGTCTTTCCATTGTCCTAACCATCGGGTATGATAATTTTGAACAATTATTAAAAGGCGCGGAGGCCTCGGATATCCATTTTAGGAACACACCATTTGAAAAGAACATCCCCGTGATCATGGGACTCATTGGCTTGTGGTACACGGACTTCTTCGGGGCGCAGACCGAGGCCATTTTGCCCTACGATCAATATATGCATCGGTTTCCCGCCTATTTTCAACAGGGCAATATGGAGAGCAACGGAAAGCAGGTGGACCGTAACGGCCATCCGGTCTCCTACCCTACCGGTCCCATTGTCTGGGGCGAACCGGGCACAAACGGACAGCATGCCTTTTATCAGCTGATTCATCAAGGCACACCATTGGTCCCCTGTGACTTTATCGCACCGGCCATCAGCCATAATCCCATTGGGAAGCATCATCCCATTTTGGTCTCGAATTTCTTTGCCCAGACCAAAGCGCTTATGAAAGGTAAAACCAAGGAGGAAGTCGCCGGGGAGCTGCAGGATATGGACGAACGGAAACGAAAGGAACTGGTGCCGTTCAAGGAATTCCGGGGCAATCGGCCTACAAACTCCTTTCTTCTTAAAAAAGTTACTCCCTACACCTTAGGGTCGCTGATCGCGTTGTACGAACATAAAATCTTTACCCAGGGCATCATTTGGAATATTTATAGCTTCGACCAATGGGGCGTGGAACTGGGCAAACAATTGGCCAAAAAAGTGCTTCCCCAATTGGAAGGGGACCAAAAGGTCGAATCCCACGACGCATCGACCAATGGATTGATCAATCGGTACAAAGAGTGGCGTAGGTAG
- a CDS encoding purine-cytosine permease family protein, whose product MSQGRHEEELIEEIAGGEFEREPVPASRLKSWKSFLGMYAGEHAAGTEFVIGPLFLTTGVSAFDLIIGLLLGNLMAVLSWRFLTAEIAVKRRLTLYYHLEKICGKKLVIGYNLANGVLFCFLAGAMITVSATAVGIPFDMEMPKLTDTMPNGITWVIVVLVIGAVISLIASKGYETVSKAANWMSPVIVLAFLACGIVALQQLGVGSFSEFWNIWGEGGDPFPGQIKYTFWHVFFWSWFANAAMHIGMSDLSVFRFAEKPSSGWTTAAGMYVGHYMAWIAAALIYAVYIRTPEAQALLSQGEAPTVAPGPLAYNTIGFFGIIAVVLAGWTTANPTIYRAGLAFQAIIPKASTFWVTILAGSIATLAGLFPAFAMKLLDFVALYGFILAPVGAVIVFEHFFHRQVGIVQDYAEIANLKFNKSVLLAWAISFGLFYFISIQFDVFLSFVTLPAWLLCGILFLVFSMAMQKSSFRYKAFQNKV is encoded by the coding sequence ATGAGCCAAGGCCGACACGAAGAAGAACTGATCGAGGAAATCGCGGGCGGGGAATTCGAACGCGAACCCGTACCCGCTTCGCGACTGAAAAGCTGGAAAAGCTTCTTAGGGATGTACGCAGGGGAACACGCCGCAGGTACGGAGTTTGTCATCGGTCCGTTATTTCTTACCACCGGCGTTAGTGCTTTTGACCTGATTATCGGCCTTTTGCTGGGCAACCTTATGGCCGTTTTAAGCTGGCGGTTTTTAACGGCCGAAATTGCAGTCAAAAGAAGGCTGACCCTCTATTATCATCTGGAAAAAATCTGCGGAAAAAAATTGGTCATAGGCTATAATTTGGCCAATGGCGTGCTGTTCTGTTTTCTGGCCGGTGCTATGATTACGGTTTCCGCTACGGCCGTTGGAATTCCCTTTGATATGGAAATGCCCAAACTCACGGATACTATGCCCAACGGTATTACCTGGGTGATTGTAGTACTGGTGATAGGCGCAGTCATTTCGTTGATTGCCTCCAAAGGATACGAAACGGTCTCCAAGGCGGCCAACTGGATGTCGCCGGTAATCGTACTCGCTTTTTTGGCCTGCGGTATCGTGGCCTTGCAACAATTGGGGGTAGGCAGTTTTTCAGAGTTTTGGAATATATGGGGCGAAGGCGGCGACCCGTTTCCCGGACAGATAAAATATACCTTCTGGCATGTGTTTTTCTGGTCCTGGTTCGCCAATGCCGCCATGCATATCGGTATGTCGGATCTCTCGGTATTCCGATTTGCGGAAAAACCAAGTTCCGGATGGACCACGGCAGCAGGAATGTATGTAGGGCATTATATGGCTTGGATAGCCGCCGCCCTTATCTATGCCGTTTACATCAGGACCCCCGAGGCCCAGGCACTTTTGTCACAAGGTGAGGCCCCGACCGTGGCCCCAGGGCCATTGGCGTACAATACGATAGGGTTCTTTGGAATTATTGCCGTAGTACTCGCTGGATGGACCACGGCCAACCCCACCATTTACAGGGCGGGACTGGCTTTTCAGGCCATAATTCCCAAAGCATCGACATTTTGGGTGACCATTTTGGCGGGTAGCATCGCGACCTTGGCCGGGCTTTTCCCCGCTTTTGCTATGAAACTATTGGATTTTGTTGCGCTTTACGGATTTATACTGGCCCCGGTAGGCGCCGTCATCGTTTTTGAACATTTCTTTCACAGGCAAGTGGGCATTGTACAGGATTATGCTGAAATAGCCAATCTGAAATTCAACAAATCGGTCCTGTTGGCTTGGGCCATCAGCTTCGGACTGTTCTATTTTATCTCTATACAATTCGATGTCTTTCTTTCGTTCGTGACGCTGCCGGCTTGGCTTTTGTGCGGGATTTTGTTTTTGGTTTTCAGTATGGCGATGCAGAAAAGCAGCTTTCGGTATAAGGCTTTCCAAAATAAAGTTTAA
- a CDS encoding TIM barrel protein: MKIDKQHIEDTNQKSLDSHRASFGYIANRLTQKGIEVDDVVQKLADFQVAIPSWALGAGGTRFGRFGFQGEPRTLKEKIDDVGAIHALTQTAGAISLHIPWDLPEDYKAIKQLAASHSIVFDAVNSNTFQDPKNAAVSYRYGSLSHTDEAVRQHAVEHNKKVIEIGNELGSKSLTVWLADGASFPGQTNFQTALNQTQKSLREIYITLPGDWRLFIEYKPYEPNFYSTVIQDWGTSFMLANECGEKAFTLVDLGHHLPNTNIEQIVSTLMLKGKLGGFHFNDSKYGDDDLTVGSIKPYALFLIFNALVYGMENNPQNPYPAWMIDASHNIKDPLEDIIQSLEAIQEAYAKALLVDQKLLNDAQQDHDVAMCQEILQEAYRTDVRPLLEKSRLQHGGALHPIKAYRSLQVRKRLIDERGMDSVASGL, translated from the coding sequence ATGAAGATAGACAAACAACACATAGAAGATACCAACCAAAAGTCACTCGACTCCCATAGGGCAAGCTTCGGTTATATCGCGAACCGATTGACCCAAAAAGGCATCGAGGTCGACGACGTAGTCCAAAAACTGGCCGATTTTCAAGTCGCCATTCCCAGTTGGGCCTTGGGTGCCGGCGGTACACGCTTTGGGCGTTTCGGTTTCCAGGGCGAGCCCAGAACCTTGAAAGAAAAAATCGATGATGTAGGTGCTATACATGCCCTGACCCAAACGGCAGGGGCCATTTCGTTACATATTCCATGGGACCTACCCGAGGATTATAAGGCCATCAAGCAATTGGCCGCATCCCACAGTATAGTTTTCGACGCGGTAAACTCCAACACCTTTCAAGACCCGAAAAATGCCGCGGTAAGCTATCGATACGGTTCCTTGAGCCATACTGATGAAGCGGTTCGGCAACACGCGGTGGAACATAACAAGAAGGTCATCGAGATCGGAAATGAGCTAGGTTCCAAAAGCCTGACCGTTTGGTTGGCGGACGGTGCCTCTTTTCCGGGTCAGACCAATTTCCAGACTGCCTTGAACCAAACCCAAAAAAGTTTACGGGAAATTTACATAACCCTTCCGGGAGATTGGAGATTGTTTATCGAGTATAAGCCCTACGAACCCAACTTCTACAGTACGGTCATTCAAGATTGGGGCACTTCTTTTATGTTGGCGAACGAATGTGGCGAAAAGGCCTTTACTTTAGTGGATCTCGGCCATCATTTGCCCAATACGAATATTGAACAAATTGTTTCGACCTTGATGTTGAAGGGCAAGTTGGGCGGATTCCATTTTAACGACAGCAAATACGGCGATGACGACCTGACGGTGGGCAGCATCAAGCCCTATGCGCTTTTCTTGATTTTCAACGCCTTGGTATATGGTATGGAAAACAATCCGCAAAACCCCTACCCTGCCTGGATGATCGATGCTAGCCATAATATCAAGGATCCCTTGGAAGATATCATACAATCGTTGGAGGCGATTCAGGAAGCTTACGCCAAAGCCTTGCTTGTCGATCAGAAACTGCTGAACGACGCACAGCAAGACCATGATGTGGCCATGTGTCAAGAAATCCTTCAGGAGGCCTACCGCACCGATGTACGGCCCTTGTTGGAAAAATCGCGGTTGCAGCACGGCGGGGCGTTGCATCCGATCAAAGCCTATCGTTCGCTGCAGGTAAGAAAAAGATTAATCGATGAGCGAGGTATGGATTCAGTCGCATCGGGTCTTTAA
- a CDS encoding alpha-hydroxy acid oxidase, whose protein sequence is MPMDFNTDYPSVNDLRNKAKKRVPRFAFEYLDGGCNEDVSITRNTSEIREVQLQPRYLRNKGVSSTKTKVLGMEFDAPFGIAPVGLQGLMWPNSPAILAKAAHKHNVPFILSTVTTMDIEKASELTEGKAWFQLYNPVEDAVRDDILDRAEAARCPVLVLLCDVPTFGYRPRDFKNGLALPPKMSVANILQILGKPTWALNTLKYGQPTFETLKPYTPEGLNLKQLGAFMDQTFSGRLNEERIKPIRDKWKGKLVLKGVASERDTEDAIRMGFDGIIVSNHGGRQLDAAQSTLRSMQEIVAKYSDQIEIMMDSGLRSGPDIARAMACGAKFTFMGRSFMYGAAALGNKGGDHTISILKTQFKQVMDQLCCERVEDLPKHLITDQPS, encoded by the coding sequence ATGCCCATGGATTTCAATACCGATTACCCCTCTGTAAACGATTTAAGAAACAAAGCGAAAAAGCGAGTGCCCCGGTTTGCCTTCGAGTATTTGGACGGGGGTTGCAACGAAGATGTAAGCATAACCCGAAATACCTCTGAAATACGTGAAGTTCAACTACAGCCGCGATATCTAAGAAACAAGGGGGTAAGTTCTACCAAGACCAAGGTATTGGGCATGGAGTTCGATGCACCTTTTGGAATAGCGCCAGTGGGACTCCAAGGCTTGATGTGGCCCAATTCCCCTGCCATTTTGGCCAAGGCCGCCCATAAGCACAATGTACCTTTTATTTTGAGTACCGTTACAACGATGGATATTGAAAAGGCTAGCGAATTGACCGAGGGAAAGGCTTGGTTTCAGCTCTATAATCCTGTAGAAGACGCCGTTCGGGATGATATTCTCGATCGTGCCGAGGCGGCCAGATGCCCAGTGCTGGTGCTGCTCTGCGACGTGCCTACATTTGGGTATAGGCCGAGGGACTTTAAAAACGGACTGGCGCTGCCCCCAAAGATGTCCGTTGCAAATATTTTACAAATTTTGGGCAAACCGACCTGGGCGTTAAACACCTTGAAATACGGACAACCCACTTTCGAAACCTTAAAGCCCTATACGCCCGAAGGCCTTAACCTCAAACAATTGGGAGCCTTTATGGACCAGACCTTTTCCGGTCGCCTGAACGAGGAAAGGATAAAACCGATCCGCGATAAGTGGAAAGGGAAACTGGTTTTAAAGGGGGTGGCATCGGAACGGGATACCGAGGATGCTATCCGGATGGGGTTTGATGGCATTATCGTTTCCAACCACGGCGGAAGGCAGCTGGATGCGGCGCAGTCCACCCTTCGCTCCATGCAGGAAATCGTAGCCAAATACAGCGACCAGATCGAGATCATGATGGACAGCGGGCTGCGATCCGGTCCAGACATCGCGAGAGCCATGGCCTGCGGTGCCAAATTTACCTTTATGGGCCGCTCCTTTATGTACGGAGCGGCTGCCTTGGGCAATAAGGGGGGAGACCACACCATATCCATATTAAAGACCCAGTTCAAGCAGGTAATGGACCAGCTTTGTTGCGAACGGGTCGAGGATCTACCCAAACACTTGATAACTGATCAACCCAGCTAG
- a CDS encoding DUF4861 family protein → MKSKQLALIGLIGLSLVGCFEKETPTQKKIVVTNPMDVDREFETVSVSLDSLYLDETDVTEGSIVIIDDATKEQIISQTIDSDGDGTDDTVLFQPKIQAKSEMSFSASRSDSTTTASNDTVPRVYSRFVPERTDDYAWENNRVAFRTYGPTAQHMIENDVKGGTLSSGIDAWLKRVDYPIINKWYYKETETEGTYHEDTGEGLDNFHVGSSRGVGGIAVKDDGTYHISKNFTEWKRLYNGPIRTSFVLTYAAWDANGAEISEEKHISLDCGSNLSRFEIAIDGTDTISAGITLHDNEGTTEANKEQGWISYWEAIEDSEIGMGIVVPGGQMVGHEKYETDQKDRSNLYAHIQLNEDGKAVYYAGFGWKKSGQYMNRTEWEKYLERYAEKLKHPLVVEMR, encoded by the coding sequence ATGAAATCAAAACAATTAGCGCTTATCGGGTTAATAGGCCTGTCTCTCGTGGGATGTTTCGAAAAAGAAACTCCGACACAAAAGAAAATCGTGGTTACCAACCCCATGGATGTCGATCGGGAGTTTGAGACGGTATCCGTCTCTCTTGATTCCCTTTATTTGGACGAAACCGATGTTACGGAAGGAAGTATCGTTATCATTGACGATGCCACTAAGGAGCAAATTATCAGCCAGACCATTGATTCCGACGGGGACGGCACGGACGATACCGTCCTTTTTCAGCCTAAGATCCAGGCGAAGTCCGAAATGTCCTTTTCCGCATCCCGTAGCGATTCCACCACCACGGCCTCCAACGATACCGTTCCGAGGGTCTATTCCCGTTTCGTACCCGAACGTACCGATGACTATGCCTGGGAGAATAATCGGGTCGCGTTCAGAACCTATGGTCCAACTGCTCAACATATGATCGAGAACGACGTCAAAGGGGGTACGTTGTCCAGCGGCATCGATGCCTGGTTAAAGCGGGTCGATTATCCCATTATCAACAAATGGTACTATAAGGAAACCGAAACCGAAGGCACCTATCATGAAGATACCGGAGAAGGGCTGGACAACTTCCACGTCGGAAGCAGTAGGGGAGTAGGGGGCATAGCCGTTAAGGATGACGGTACCTACCACATTTCCAAGAATTTCACGGAATGGAAACGTTTGTACAATGGACCGATCCGGACCAGCTTCGTGCTGACCTATGCGGCTTGGGATGCCAACGGAGCAGAGATATCCGAAGAAAAACATATTTCATTGGATTGTGGTAGCAACCTTTCAAGATTCGAGATTGCCATTGATGGCACCGACACGATTTCCGCCGGCATCACCTTGCACGACAACGAAGGCACCACCGAAGCGAATAAAGAACAGGGGTGGATCAGCTATTGGGAAGCTATCGAAGATTCAGAAATAGGGATGGGCATTGTGGTACCGGGCGGACAAATGGTAGGTCATGAAAAATACGAGACCGATCAAAAGGACCGGAGCAATCTGTATGCCCATATTCAATTGAACGAGGATGGCAAAGCTGTTTACTACGCCGGTTTCGGTTGGAAAAAGAGCGGACAGTATATGAACCGAACCGAGTGGGAAAAGTATTTGGAGCGATATGCGGAAAAATTGAAGCACCCGTTGGTGGTCGAAATGCGGTGA
- a CDS encoding FGGY-family carbohydrate kinase: MKEVTAVFDIGRTNKKFFLFDADFNEVYREYIRFEEITDEDGYPTEDLEGLEKWVKEVFDRMLDAPEFDIVSLNFSCYGASLVHIDENGKVLTPLYNYMKPMKEEVYDAFYEKYGPEHEFARVTGSPRSGMLNTGMQMYWLKITQPETFRKIKCSLHLPQYLSYLFTGVPASEHTSIGCHTILWNYEKNNYHEWVFQEEIDKVLPPIVATDKTIPKKYKDKIVQIGPGIHDSSSALLRYVQNTTDHFLLVSTGTWSIAINPFTQGMLTLEDIRNGSLFNMRIDGSPVKVSRLFLGNEYKLQVKALAAHFNVSEDYHKTVRFNQETFFEIDKYFEPMFKWISISGKNEPDKTKIPYDRFEHAYHQLMIELVLLQVESIKITAGDNQIEKLYIDGGFSDNDVYIKLLSHYLRNMELRTTNSSLGSALGAAIAISDTEFNSKFLKKIIF; encoded by the coding sequence ATGAAAGAGGTAACGGCCGTGTTCGATATTGGCAGGACCAACAAAAAGTTCTTTCTTTTTGATGCAGACTTTAATGAGGTATATCGGGAATACATCCGTTTTGAGGAAATTACCGATGAAGATGGCTATCCCACAGAAGATTTGGAAGGTCTTGAAAAGTGGGTCAAAGAAGTCTTTGATCGTATGCTCGACGCTCCTGAATTCGATATTGTTTCCTTAAATTTTTCGTGTTACGGTGCCAGTTTGGTACATATTGATGAAAACGGCAAAGTACTTACCCCGCTTTACAACTATATGAAGCCGATGAAAGAGGAGGTTTATGATGCTTTCTATGAAAAATACGGTCCGGAACACGAGTTTGCGAGAGTTACGGGTTCGCCCAGATCCGGCATGTTGAATACCGGCATGCAGATGTATTGGCTGAAGATTACCCAACCGGAAACTTTCAGAAAAATAAAATGTTCGTTGCACCTGCCCCAATACCTCAGCTACCTGTTTACAGGGGTCCCAGCCAGTGAGCATACGAGTATTGGCTGCCATACCATCCTATGGAACTATGAGAAAAACAACTATCATGAATGGGTCTTTCAAGAAGAAATCGACAAAGTATTGCCCCCGATTGTCGCCACCGATAAAACTATCCCTAAAAAATATAAGGATAAAATCGTTCAAATAGGTCCTGGTATCCATGACAGCTCGTCCGCCCTACTGCGCTATGTTCAAAATACTACAGATCATTTTTTGCTTGTATCGACAGGAACATGGAGCATTGCCATCAATCCGTTTACCCAAGGAATGTTGACTTTGGAGGATATTCGCAACGGGAGCCTCTTTAACATGCGCATCGATGGCAGCCCCGTTAAGGTATCGCGGTTGTTTTTAGGGAATGAATACAAACTTCAGGTAAAAGCCCTGGCCGCACATTTTAACGTATCGGAAGATTATCACAAAACAGTGAGATTCAATCAGGAAACCTTCTTCGAGATCGACAAATATTTTGAACCTATGTTCAAATGGATTAGTATTTCCGGAAAAAACGAACCCGATAAAACTAAGATTCCGTATGACCGCTTTGAACATGCCTATCACCAATTGATGATCGAACTGGTATTGCTTCAAGTGGAAAGTATCAAAATCACGGCTGGTGATAATCAAATCGAAAAATTATATATCGACGGTGGTTTCAGTGATAACGATGTTTATATTAAATTGCTCTCCCATTACCTAAGGAATATGGAACTGCGTACCACGAACTCCTCATTAGGCTCCGCCTTAGGCGCAGCAATCGCGATCTCCGATACGGAGTTCAATTCCAAATTCCTGAAAAAAATCATTTTCTAA
- the kduI gene encoding 5-dehydro-4-deoxy-D-glucuronate isomerase: MATNYETRYASSPEATKKLDTEGLRKEFLISNLMEKGKINLTYTHYDRYIAGGAVPDQDLKLEAIDPLKAEYFLERRELGIINVGGSGSVEVDGASYELDHKDALYVGQGAKEVVFKSKDSGNPAKFYLNSAPAHTGYPTKKVGLQDANKLELGSLETANHRTVNQMIIGGIVTTCQLQMGMTELQTGSVWNTMPAHVHDRRMEVYFYLDVPEDQSVCHFMGQPQETRHIWMQNHEAVISPPWSIHCGSGTSNYTFIWGMAGENLNYGDMDVAKITELR; this comes from the coding sequence ATGGCAACAAATTACGAGACACGATACGCTTCCAGCCCGGAAGCCACGAAAAAACTGGACACCGAAGGCCTGCGAAAGGAGTTTTTGATTTCGAACCTTATGGAAAAGGGGAAGATAAACCTGACCTACACCCATTACGACCGCTATATCGCCGGGGGAGCGGTGCCGGATCAGGATTTAAAATTGGAGGCCATCGATCCCTTAAAAGCAGAATATTTCCTTGAACGCCGGGAGCTGGGCATCATCAACGTAGGCGGTAGCGGATCGGTAGAGGTCGATGGAGCTTCCTACGAACTGGACCATAAAGACGCTCTTTATGTGGGACAAGGTGCCAAAGAGGTGGTTTTCAAAAGCAAGGATTCCGGTAATCCCGCTAAATTTTATCTGAATTCCGCCCCGGCGCATACCGGTTATCCGACGAAAAAAGTGGGACTCCAAGATGCTAACAAATTGGAGTTGGGCTCTTTGGAAACCGCCAACCACCGTACCGTCAACCAGATGATCATCGGCGGCATTGTCACCACCTGCCAGCTGCAGATGGGCATGACGGAGCTTCAGACAGGCAGCGTTTGGAATACCATGCCCGCCCACGTACACGACCGACGGATGGAGGTCTATTTCTATCTGGACGTGCCCGAAGACCAGTCCGTCTGCCATTTCATGGGCCAGCCCCAAGAGACCCGACATATATGGATGCAGAACCACGAAGCGGTGATTTCCCCGCCTTGGTCCATTCACTGCGGCTCGGGAACTTCGAACTACACCTTTATCTGGGGCATGGCCGGTGAGAACCTGAACTACGGGGATATGGATGTTGCCAAAATAACGGAGCTACGCTAA